The Streptomyces sp. M92 nucleotide sequence CGCTGGTCGACGACGGCGACACCGTCTCCGTGCGGCTCTTCGACACCGAGGCCGAGCAGGCGCAGGCGATGTGGAAGGGCACGCGCCGGCTGATCCTGCGCAACATCCCGGTCAACCCGGCGAAGTTCGCGTCCGAGAAGCTGACCAACCAGCAGAAGCTGAACCTGTCCGCGAATCCGCACGGTTCCATCCAGGCGCTGTTCGACGACTGTGCCATGGCGGCGGCGGACAAGCTGATCGCCGACTTCGGCGGCCCGGCGTGGGACGAGGAGTCGTACCGGAAGCTCTACGACAAGGTCCGCGCGGAGATCGTCGACACGACCGTTCGCACGGTGGGGCAGGTGCGGCAGGTGCTGGCGGCCTGGCAGGCGTGCGAGCGGCGCCTGAAGGCCGTCCGGAGCCCCGCGCTGCTGGCGAACCTCCAGGACGTGCGGGGGCAGCTGGACGCGCTGGTGAAGCCCGGTTTCGTGACGGAGGCCGGGATCAGGCGGCTGCCGGACCTGATGCGCTACCTGGTCGCCGCGGACCGGAGGCTGCAGCAGATGCCGACCGGCGTCCAGCGGGACACGTCCCGGATGGAGAAGGTCCACGAGATGCGGGACGAGTACGCCTGGCTGCTGGAGCAGATGCCGCGGGGCCGGCCGGTGCCGCAGCAGGTCCTGGAGGTGCGCTGGATGATCGAGGAGCTGCGGGTCAGCTACTTCGCGCACGCGCTGGGCACGGCGTACCCCGTCTCCGACAAGCGGATCGTGAAGGCGATCGACGCGCTGGCGCCGTAGCCGACGCACGTGACGAGGCGTGTACGGAGGGTGAGTTCGACCCGGGGCTCCCCCTCCTGTACAGTCTCTTCTCGCAGCGCAACGCAAGAAAAGCGCCGCGAAACCTGGTCCTGTGGAGCAGTTTGGAGTGCTCGCCACCCTGTCAAGGTGGAGGCCGCGGGTTCAAATCCCGTCAGGACCGCAGCAGAAAGACCCGCACCCATCGGTGCGGGTCTTTCCTCGTCTCCCCGCCCGCAAGTACGAGTGCGCGCCGCGCCGTCAGAACAGCGGACGGGACAGCTCGCCCTCCAAGCCGGTGACGAACCAGTACGGGCCCCATTCTCGTGCGGGCCTCTTCTCGTGCTCCCCCGACGCGTTCCGCCCCACGCTCACCAAAAGGCTCCCAGCGCCCCTCTCCCGGCCTTGACGGCGTCACATTCGCTCGGTACTCCAAAGACAGGGAACGTCCCCGCACGGCCCCGGAGGTGGCGTATGGCGGCATCGGTCAGGCACGAGACGCGGGCCCTGCTCCGCGCGCACTTGTCGGCCGCGACGTCCTACCGTCATCTGACGCGCCACTGTCCGATCTGCCACCGGCTGCTGCGGCTGGCACTGGACTCACCCGCCCCCCAGTCCCCGACGAGCCGTCAAGAGGGCGCCGAGAGCGAGACCGCGTCCCCGGCGTGAGGTCCGCCGGCCCCAACGCCCTTGCCACACCGGCCTTCTGGAGCGCGGGCCTCCATTAACGCACCCGTGCCGCACCCAACAAGCACCGCGCGCTGTGACGGGTGTCACCGCATGAGTTTTTGAAACCGCGGCACTTACGGCTCCCCTACAACTGGTCAATTTAATATGTGCAATTGCACCGCTCCCCCCAGTCTCCCCGCAGTCCCCCCGCAGCCCCCGCACAGCCGTTCCGACACCTCTCCCCAGACTCCGACAAGGGCGCTCACAGAGGGCGGCACACGACCCCTCACCAGGCACAGGACCGCACAAAAAAGAGATCGCGCTGGACCCGGCGGAGTCCAGCGCGATCGACGACGCACCCCTGTTGGGGCAGGAACGGCGTCGTGTGGAGCTGTGGTTCCGAGCTCCTCGG carries:
- a CDS encoding DUF6274 family protein, yielding MAASVRHETRALLRAHLSAATSYRHLTRHCPICHRLLRLALDSPAPQSPTSRQEGAESETASPA